From a region of the Fischerella sp. JS2 genome:
- a CDS encoding IS1 family transposase (programmed frameshift), producing MECPRCGSCHNRKNGKKRGKQNHICCDCGRQFIDVYKPPRGYSDEIKQECLKMYVNGMGFRGIERVKNVHHTTIIHWVKRVGTQLADTPNSKEIPQVGELDELETFIGFKKNKIWLWTAVNHFTQGILAWVLGDRSSTTFQQLWNIVQCWQSYFYVTDGYPVYPCFVPDGDQIVSKTYMTRVENENTRLRHYLARLHRKTLCYSKTEEMLRYSVRLLLHYLKYRSVPLPA from the exons ATGGAATGTCCACGCTGTGGATCTTGTCATAACCGTAAGAATGGAAAGAAAAGAGGTAAACAGAATCACATTTGCTGTGATTGTGGTCGTCAATTCATTGATGTCTATAAACCACCCAGGGGCTACTCGGATGAAATCAAACAAGAATGCCTAAAAATGTACGTCAATGGTATGGGATTTCGTGGAATTGAAAGGGTGAAAAACGTTCATCATACTACCATTATTCATTGGGTTAAACGAGTGGGTACACAATTGGCGGATACACCAAATTCAAAGGAAATTCCGCAGGTGGGAGAACTAGATGAATTAGAAACATTTATTGGTT TCAAAAAAAATAAAATCTGGTTGTGGACGGCGGTAAATCACTTTACTCAAGGTATTCTTGCTTGGGTTTTAGGTGATCGTAGTTCGACTACTTTCCAACAGTTATGGAACATTGTCCAGTGTTGGCAGAGTTATTTTTACGTCACAGATGGATACCCTGTTTACCCTTGTTTTGTTCCTGATGGTGACCAAATTGTGAGTAAGACCTACATGACACGAGTCGAAAATGAAAACACAAGGCTTAGACATTATTTGGCTCGTCTTCATCGTAAAACTTTATGTTATTCCAAAACCGAGGAAATGCTGAGATACTCTGTTCGATTGTTATTGCACTACCTCAAATATCGTTCTGTTCCCTTACCTGCCTAA